The Juglans regia cultivar Chandler chromosome 2, Walnut 2.0, whole genome shotgun sequence genome includes a window with the following:
- the LOC108999130 gene encoding MDIS1-interacting receptor like kinase 2-like: MEINKLESLVILNLSHNYLSGFIPKAFEQMHGLLYVDISYNELQGSIPNNNTFQALQGNKGLCEERHLESKQIKTKGQVLFLSTLQFNGRTLYDEIIKVTNGFDALYYIGKGGQGIVYKVELTSGDIVAVKKFNQPLHDAGENRFQKEFLNEIRYLERGSLSLILGNEDTAKVLGWNQRLNIVKGVAYAMSYMHHDCSPPIIHHDISSSNILLDSQFEAHVSDFGSAKLLELDSSNWTSPAGTYGYIAPVIRGQHPGDFISSLSMPTAMENMQVKDVLDQRLPFPVAQVENELIIVVQLAMKCLNVYPQSRPTVHMISQVLSTNTAHS, from the exons ATGGAAATTAACAAATTGGAGAGCTTAGTGATCTTAAATCTCTCCCACAATTATCTTTCTGGTTTCATTCCAAAAGCATTTGAACAAATGCATGGCTTGTTGTATGTTGACATATCTTACAATGAGTTGCAGGGATCCATTCCTAATAACAACACATTTCAAGCATTACAAGGGAACAAGGGATTGTGTG AAGAAAGACATCTAGAATCCAAACAAATCAAGACCAAGGGCCAAGTACTGTTTCTTTCAACATTACAATTCAATGGAAGAACATTGTATGATGAAATCATAAAAGTGACCAATGGTTTTGATGCTTTATACTACATTGGGAAAGGAGGACAAGGAATTGTCTATAAAGTAGAGCTAACTTCAGGTGATATTGTAGCCGTGAAGAAATTCAATCAACCACTGCATGATGCTGGTGAGAACAGATTTCAAAAGGAGTTCTTGAATGAGATAAGG TATCTAGAGAGGGGTAGCTTGTCCCTAATCTTGGGCAATGAAGATACTGCTAAAGTATTGGGCTGGAATCAGAGATTGAATATTGTTAAAGGTGTGGCATATGCCATGTCTTACATGCACCACGATTGCTCCCCTCCGATTATTCATCATGACATATCAAGTAGCAATATCTTGCTGGATTCTCAATTTGAGGCTCATGTTTCAGACTTTGGGTCTGCTAAGCTTTTGGAGCTAGACTCATCCAATTGGACTTCCCCTGCAGGCACTTATGGATATATTGCACCag TCATTAGAGGACAACATCCAGGTGACTTCATCTCCTCACTATCAATGCCGACAGCTATGGAGAACATGCAGGTGAAAGATGTGTTGGACCAACGGCTTCCATTTCCAGTAGCTCAAGTTGAGAATGAACTTATAATAGTTGTACAGCTAGCCATGAAATGCTTAAATGTCTATCCCCAATCAAGGCCAACAGTGCACATGATTTCTCAAGTGTTATCGACCAATACTGCACATTCCTAG